A DNA window from Hydractinia symbiolongicarpus strain clone_291-10 chromosome 6, HSymV2.1, whole genome shotgun sequence contains the following coding sequences:
- the LOC130647862 gene encoding uncharacterized protein LOC130647862 encodes MISVQAYRATIGSFYNVAASCSNNIRNETTNFYSRSEMFFDQIDGNNNFIHFLKLFISIIFMCCLSCNINLASLKLLLLLSGDIESNPGPFNNNDIDFQIALQDSYATHLLNQSTSADQIVAYARSIGLSNITYREVTKGDGNCFYRAVVQQLNRPEIRQIVPLGLHFQNHLQLRAAVVKFVRENSNLEIFQNNRIFLTIKPEEWERDIQTQSRPTVDVEEIFIRATAIILGVNILITADTSTATRPYTLISPTHDETHDIPGEQQVAHLLTDGTTAGAFILLGRVNQNHYQSLIFDDNVSVTPVTSSTSLSPPKKIPCLSSKYPENITNEKPGEKEVTTLNQNQDLLVEKIMKSYMSAAIIPKKVKPKHKPKSKPKPKPTPKPTTKPTTKRKRKPNYNKEPALKLKCLQLNIKYEEPKVNETSMETFNRHRRIIYSCKKNISKTAVSNQENGSLKKPPASKHTYSLPHLTLPITTHNLVNILPTTQSIQTTQSVPTIVTDNQTSDQIYGNETSSIHQNPDVVAAVIQFEEGEKLHSLATCKTCRETRPVFHATPPISPTAENETKPIAVKPWKIFSDGRCDRCHRESLSRFKKNVTTPARFSGILSVDDDDLGPLHDNIRHNDMHFLPVPPYLQNLTILEVALIRRITVIMNIHLLRYGMLASKGHCISFPQRMQIAKELPSLPSQVGIVVIKKKGSRNSVQQYTVQRGKVENALRGLCFGYPEGGTEYPDTNSEHLYNGSDHIDKPLKGRYFQFLPNEYYKDVSIKYDRIQNLPEMRSELPGLPVVEMPHIIPEEDKGPAENQFLENLPQDDESITRSGLVCPLESKDADKELRTILQKLLGSEDAVNQALEHGTIANANLEYTREQPIRELKTPGFFTMAYPTVFINGNCDLTVPRLSKINFEEYIEHIYYCSDNRVARHPYLKFFLLNMRLRMQALQQGSFLVSQQLNDAHLTIAELRDNLQNDDDSVPRKIISIGKNLVNTDPYWRDQKKKVDALLFFRRNEFGDLPAYFDTNSCAEFHWKPLHELLIKYHALINNLNEDTVRQQMENDSKFKREMILQNLHIVTQYFDARTINYFATVNKKVFQYNDSWWRYEFAKGRGEIHGHAIISSSKHAQKVKTIMDGLSNDVPDSQASQTAAQELQNWLQTTNEDSDDIFSPIFTSLHPAGGNEIIDTSGIRTWVPNKNQWPTPEGSQAPPDHNPLAQELADVANHEGGIREQHTYLVNRIGLHNCNSSCLRYRRKNNKEKDTAPKKYCRFHFGDLDPQTKKTSGKEIHPFHAVITKGEHPRYEGPRDHPRLMMHVKTRLLSWLANCDSQVIIDQDLLALQKYIAGYACKGAASTEDLVHVYRHLIENTADGSTVKNLAQRLLQKIAGLVDVPGAAADFINSGGRLTRCTRNFRYIGISGFRALDTSGEDGTVTKNSTLDKYLSDKRRETEPEISLWNWSKKCNCTCKVDHVPVFTGISTKPVWPVTEDYAKAMLVIFSVGTWHNTEELKGQHESFAAALASFVQTENCPPILIDALKEAKQSFDKKSERKQSHTRVINNETDNQSSCQSSQYTDASSQSSQNSVIAQMNIGRAIMRDIARHHVADINEPDVQQVLPNGGPTFDWNNYAIQSFGSQWPINADTWLQSISEEAERNELHLADDCTLPQINILNANELQRTVIGINLQHLLQVAKGTLPTGTQPLRLLMQGTAGVGKTFIITALTRIVRRIFKRNSAVMNLAPTGAASVLIPNGRTIHSMTPPPHKLKKDKNLNSVQLSDYPLGDVSLRKLRKYTGMHENNELKLFQLNIDERSMQSKLLVAWCSQRLCEATGDFDNYYGGVPAVNFFGDLGQLGPIRALDLHQPPKHDDSTINFAGYAIYRSFQDVIVLTETMRQGPDQLALLQRLLRIRNGSITQQDWQDINSRYEDGLPQTEKCNFSHGRVLTLMETWNEVNEENHNKLASLGVPVAVIPSRGSGKHHSLTDKQLGQIPLRSLMAVGATVILTKNQKGLTGLGLNNGAMGKVIAILYSPNMSPPEFPIAVIVDFPNYKGPIWIPEHPTWIPITAVEGRCESNCCSRNGLPLMPGYAITIAKSQGMSIGDGKTATHMRIKLQQSIQMEKNNLGTAYTAFSRCEKERNWALVEPITQERLLYVNTHPRMKARQEEEQRLKALSNETIKKFDITIVKYINLLKDLDEFCDDDIEDAVCPSPSALLLLMYYMHISIIMIITTEINLCCR; translated from the coding sequence ATGATATCTGTCCAAGCATATCGTGCCACCATTGGTTCTTTTTATAATGTAGCTGCTAGTTGCTCCAATAACATTAGGAAtgaaacaacaaatttttacaGCCGTTCTGAAATGTTTTTTGACCAGATCGATGGTAACAACAACTTCATTCATTTcttgaaactttttatttcaataattttcatgtGTTGTCTGAGCTGTAATATAAATCTTGCGTCTTTGAAATTACTGTTACTGTTATCTGGCGATATTGAAAGCAATCCTGGGCCTTTTAATAACAATGATATCGACTTCCAAATAGCACTACAGGATTCCTATGCTACGCATCTTCTTAATCAGTCAACTTCTGCTGATCAAATAGTCGCTTACGCTAGAAGTATTGGTTTGTCAAATATAACATATCGAGAAGTGACCAAAGGGGATGGCAACTGCTTTTATAGAGCAGTAGTACAGCAACTTAATCGCCCTGAGATCAGACAAATTGTGCCCCTTGGACTACATTTCCAGAATCATCTTCAACTACGAGCAGCTGTGGTCAAATTTGTTCGAGAAAATAGTAATctagaaatttttcaaaataacagaATCTTTTTAACCATAAAGCCGGAAGAGTGGGAACGCGACATACAAACTCAGTCAAGACCTACTGTTGATGTTGAAGAGATTTTCATACGGGCTACTGCAATAATTTTGGGCGTAAACATTTTGATAACAGCCGATACCAGTACTGCAACACGCCCATATACCCTCATTAGTCCTACTCATGACGAAACACATGATATTCCTGGTGAACAACAAGTGGCACATCTATTGACTGATGGTACCACTGCAGGTGCTTTCATTTTGCTTGGCAGGGTTAATCAAAATCACTATCAATCGTTGATCTTTGATGATAATGTGAGCGTTACTCCTGTTACATCATCCACATCACTCAGTCCACCTAAAAAAATTCCTTGTTTGTCATCAAAATATCCTGAAAATATAACTAATGAAAAACCTGGTGAAAAGGAAGTTACTACTTTGAATCAAAATCAAGACCTCCTAGTAGAGAAAATAATGAAATCTTATATGTCTGCTGCTATAATACCAAAAAAAGTTAAGCCTAAACATAAGCCTAAATCCAAGCCTAAACCCAAACCTACACCTAAACCTACAACCAAACCTACAACCAAGCGTAAACGCAAGCCAAATTATAATAAAGAACCTGCTTTAAAGCTAAAGTGTCTTcagttaaatattaaatatgaaGAACCTAAAGTTAATGAAACAAGTATGGAAACATTCAACAGACACAGGCGAATAATTTATagctgcaaaaaaaacatttctaaaacagCCGTAAGTAATCAGGAAAATGGTAGTTTGAAAAAACCGCCTGCCTCCAAACATACATATTCCCTGCCACACCTTACACTTCCAATTACTACACACAATCTAGTAAATATTTTACCAACCACTCAGTCCATACAAACCACACAGTCAGTTCCGACAATTGTCACAGACAACCAGACCAGTGATCAAATTTATGGAAATGAAACCTCCTCTATTCATCAAAATCCTGATGTTGTTGCAGCTGTAATACAGTTCGAAGAAGGTGAGAAGTTGCATAGTTTGGCAACCTGTAAAACTTGTCGTGAAACCCGACCAGTATTTCATGCTACTCCCCCTATCAGTCCTACTGCAGAAAACGAAACAAAACCAATTGCCGTTAAGCCTTGGAAAATTTTCAGCGATGGAAGGTGTGACAGGTGTCATCGGGAAAGCCTTAGtcgttttaaaaagaatgtaacaACACCTGCTAGATTTTCCGGTATACTGTcagttgatgatgatgatttgggCCCATTACACGATAACATCCGCCATAATGATATGCATTTTTTACCGGTACCACCATATCTTCAAAATTTGACCATACTGGAAGTAGCATTGATTCGTCGTATCACTGTTATCATGAATATACACCTCCTGCGATATGGCATGCTTGCATCAAAAGGACATTGTATCAGTTTTCCTCAGagaatgcaaattgctaaagaaTTGCCATCGTTACCATCTCAGGTTGGAATAgtggttattaaaaagaaaggaagtcGAAATTCAGTTCAACAGTATACTGTGCAAAGGGGTAAAGTTGAAAATGCATTACGAGGGCTGTGTTTTGGATACCCAGAAGGTGGCACTGAATATCCAGATACTAATAGTGAACATCTATACAATGGCTCTGATCACATTGACAAACCTTTAAAAGGACGCTACTTTCAGTTCCTACCGAATGAGTACTATAAGGATGTTTCGATAAAATATGACCGCATTCAAAATTTACCAGAGATGCGTTCTGAATTACCTGGCTTGCCTGTTGTTGAAATGCCACATATTATACCAGAGGAAGACAAGGGTCCTGCTGAAAATCAATTTCTGGAAAACTTACCTCAAGATGACGAAAGTATAACCCGTTCTGGTTTAGTTTGTCCACTTGAATCTAAAGATGCTGACAAAGAGTTGCGAACAATACTGCAGAAGCTCTTGGGCTCTGAAGATGCAGTTAATCAAGCTCTTGAACATGGCACAATTGCGAATGCAAATTTGGAATATACACGAGAGCAGCCTATTCGAGAATTAAAAACTCCTGGtttttttactatggcatacccaactgtttttattaatggaaaTTGTGACTTAACGGTTCCAAGGTTgagtaaaattaactttgaagaatacatcgaacatatatattattgttctgATAATCGTGTAGCGCGTCATCCatacttaaaatttttcttattgaatATGCGTTTACGAATGCAAGCACTACAGCAGGGTAGCTTTCTTGTTTCCCAACAATTAAATGATGCGCATCTCACAATTGCTGAACTGagagataatttacaaaatgacgATGATTCAGTTCCACGAAAAATTATTAGTATTGGAAAAAACCTGGTGAATACCGATCCATACTGGagagaccaaaaaaaaaaagtggaTGCTCTGTTGTTTTTCAGACGAAATGAGTTTGGCGATTTACCGGCCTATTTTGATACCAACAGTTGTGCAGAATTTCATTGGAAACCATTACATGAATTACTTATTAAGTATCATGCcttaataaacaatttaaacgaAGATACTGTGCGGCAACAAATGGAAAACGACAGCAAATTCAAGCGGGAAATGATTCTACAAAATCTTCATATCGTCACACAGTATTTTGATGCAAGGACTATAAATTACTTTGCCACAGTCAACAAGAAAGTGTTTCAATATAATGATAGTTGGTGGCGATATGAATTCGCTAAAGGTCGAGGTGAGATACATGGTCACGCAATTATATCGTCCTCTAAACACGCTCAAAAGGTCAAAACAATCATGGATGGATTGTCGAATGATGTACCTGACTCACAAGCATCCCAAACTGCTGCACAAGAACTTCAAAATTGGTTGCAAACCACAAATGAAGACAGTGATGACATTTTTTCACCCATATTTACTTCACTGCATCCTGCTGGGGGAAATGAAATTATAGATACCTCTGGAATTAGAACTTGGGTTCCAAACAAAAATCAATGGCCAACACCAGAAGGGAGTCAAGCTCCTCCAGACCATAACCCATTGGCGCAAGAACTTGCAGATGTCGCTAACCATGAAGGTGGTATAAGAGAGCAACATACTTATCTTGTTAATAGAATAGGTCTCCATAATTGTAATTCCAGTTGTTTGCGTTATCGTCGTAAGAATAATAAGGAAAAGGATACCGCTCCAAAAAAGTACTGTCGTTTTCATTTTGGTGATCTTGatccacaaaccaaaaaaacaagtggCAAAGAGATTCATCCTTTTCATGCTGTCATAACAAAAGGGGAACATCCTAGATATGAGGGACCACGCGATCATCCTCGCCTAATGATGCATGTTAAAACACGTCTGCTTAGTTGGCTAGCAAATTGTGACAGTCAAGTCATTATCGATCAGGATCTTCTGGCTCTTCAAAAATACATTGCTGGTTATGCTTGCAAGGGGGCAGCCTCAACTGAAGATTTGGTACATGTTTATCGGCATCTCATTGAAAACACTGCTGATGGAAGCACTGTTAAAAATTTGGCTCAACGACTACTTCAAAAAATTGCTGGTCTGGTAGATGTACCAGGTGCTGCGGCAGATTTTATTAATAGTGGTGGCCGTTTGACTAGATGTACCAGGAATTTTCGATACATTGGTATCAGTGGCTTCCGAGCATTGGATACGTCTGGTGAAGATGGAACCgttacaaagaatagcacattgGATAAATACTTGAGCGATAAGCGTAGAGAAACTGAGCCAGAAATATCATTATGGAACTGGAGCAAGAAATGTAATTGTACCTGCAAAGTAGATCACGTGCCAGTTTTTACAGGAATATCTACAAAACCTGTTTGGCCTGTTACTGAGGACTATGCAAAAGCTATGCTCGTTATATTTTCTGTTGGAACGTGGCATAATACTGAAGAATTGAAGGGACAACATGAGTCATTTGCTGCTGCTTTGGCTTCCTTTGTTCAAACTGAAAACTGTCCCCCTATATTAATAGATGCATTGAAGGAGGCTAAACAATCATTCGATAAAAAGAGTGAGAGAAAACAAAGTCACACTCGTGTAATCAATAATGAAACCGATAATCAGTCTTCATGTCAATCATCACAATATACAGATGCAAGTTCTCAAAGTTCCCAAAATTCAGTCATTGCACAAATGAACATAGGCAGAGCGATAATGAGAGATATTGCAAGGCATCACGTTGCTGATATCAATGAGCCGGATGTACAACAAGTTCTTCCCAATGGAGGGCCTACATTTGATTGGAATAATTATGCAATTCAAAGTTTTGGTAGTCAATGGCCAATTAATGCTGACACATGGTTACAATCTATATCTGAAGAAGCAGAAAGAAATGAATTGCATCTGGCTGATGATTGTACCTTACCCCAAATAAACATCTTAAATGCTAATGAATTACAGAGAACAGTCATTGGTATAAATCTTCAGCATTTATTGCAAGTTGCAAAAGGAACTTTGCCAACAGGTACCCAGCCATTACGTTTATTAATGCAAGGAACAGCTGGTGTTGGGAAAACATTCATCATTACTGCGCTCACCAGAATCGTTCGGCGTATTTTTAAGCGAAATTCTGCTGTTATGAACTTGGCCCCAACTGGTGCAGCATCAGTCCTCATACCTAATGGTCGCACTATACATTCAATGACTCCACCACCACACAAACTgaaaaaagataagaatttaaattctgtccAGCTTTCTGACTATCCGTTGGGTGATGTATCTCTAAGAAAGCTGAGAAAGTATACAGGTATGCATGAAAACAATGAGctgaaattatttcaacttaATATTGATGAACGTAGCATGCAGTCGAAGCTTCTTGTGGCCTGGTGCAGCCAAAGATTATGCGAGGCTACGGGAGactttgataattattatggtGGTGTACCAGCTGTCAATTTCTTTGGTGACCTTGGTCAGCTTGGACCAATTCGTGCTTTGGATCTACATCAGCCACCAAAACACGATGATTCGACAATCAACTTTGCTGGCTATGCAATCTATCGCTCGTTTCAAGATGTTATTGTTCTTACAGAAACAATGCGTCAAGGCCCAGATCAGTTAGCTCTTTTGCAGCGACTTCTTAGAATACGTAATGGATCGATCACTCAACAAGACTGGCAAGATATAAATAGTCGTTACGAAGATGGTTTGCCACAAAccgaaaaatgtaacttttcgcATGGTCGCGTCCTTACATTGATGGAAACATGGAATGAAGTTAATGAGGAAAATCACAATAAATTAGCTAGCCTCGGTGTGCCTGTTGCTGTAATTCCATCAAGAGGCAGTGGTAAACACCACTCTTTGACTGATAAGCAACTGGGTCAAATACCGCTGAGATCTTTAATGGCAGTTGGTGCAACTGTAATACTCACTAAGAACCAAAAAGGTCTTACGGGCCTCGGTCTTAATAATGGTGCGATGGGAAAAGTAATTGCAATCCTTTATTCGCCAAATATGTCACCACCTGAATTTCCTATAGCTGTCATTGTCGATTTCCCAAATTATAAAGGCCCAATATGGATTCCAGAACATCCAACATGGATACCAATTACTGCTGTTGAAGGTCGATGTGAATCTAATTGTTGCAGCAGAAATGGCCTGCCATTGATGCCAGGATATGCGATAACAATTGCTAAAAGTCAGGGTATGTCGATTGGAGATGGTAAAACTGCCACCCACATGCGTATCAAGTTACAACAATCAATtcagatggaaaaaaataaccttggtaCAGCTTACACTGCATTTTCAAGATGCGAAAAAGAAAGGAATTGGGCACTTGTCGAGCCAATTACTCAAGAACGTCTCTTGTACGTTAATACACATCCTCGTATGAAAGCCAGACAAGAGGAAGAGCAACGACTGAAAGCATTATCGAATGAAACCATCAAAAAATTTGATATCACTATAGTAAAGTATATTAACTTGCTGAAAGACCTTGACGAGTTTTGCGATGATGATATTGAAGATGCAGTTTGTCCTTCACCATCTGCATTATTGTTGCTCATGTATTATATGCACATCTCAATCATAATGATAATCACAACTGAAATTAACCTATGTTGCAGATaa